In one window of Agrobacterium larrymoorei DNA:
- the rpsB gene encoding 30S ribosomal protein S2, whose protein sequence is MALPDFSMRQLLEAGVHFGHQTHRWNPKMKPYIFGDRNNIHIIDLAQTVPMLSRALQVVSDTVARGGRVLFVGTKRQASEIIADSAKRSAQYYVNSRWLGGMMTNWKTISNSIQRLRKVDEILNSEASGYSKKERLNLEREREKLEKALGGIRDMGGVPDLMFIIDTNKEKIAIEEAKRLGIPVVAIIDSNCDPDHIDFPIPGNDDASRAISLYCDLIARAAIDGIARQQGASGRDIGASEEAPVEPALEDESNA, encoded by the coding sequence ATGGCATTGCCCGATTTTTCTATGCGTCAGCTTCTCGAAGCTGGTGTTCACTTTGGTCACCAGACACATCGCTGGAACCCGAAGATGAAGCCGTACATCTTCGGCGACCGTAACAACATCCACATCATCGACCTGGCTCAGACCGTTCCGATGCTGTCGCGCGCTCTTCAGGTCGTTTCCGACACTGTTGCTCGTGGTGGCCGCGTTCTGTTCGTTGGTACGAAGCGTCAGGCTTCCGAAATCATCGCAGACAGCGCAAAGCGCTCCGCTCAGTACTACGTCAACTCGCGTTGGCTCGGCGGCATGATGACGAACTGGAAGACGATTTCGAACTCTATCCAGCGTCTTCGCAAGGTTGATGAAATCCTGAACTCCGAAGCTTCGGGCTACTCCAAGAAGGAGCGTCTGAACCTTGAGCGCGAGCGCGAGAAGCTTGAAAAGGCTCTCGGCGGTATCCGCGATATGGGCGGCGTTCCGGACCTGATGTTCATCATCGACACCAACAAGGAAAAGATCGCAATCGAAGAAGCCAAGCGTCTTGGCATCCCGGTTGTTGCTATCATCGACAGCAACTGCGATCCGGACCACATCGACTTCCCGATCCCAGGCAACGACGACGCTTCGCGCGCCATCTCGCTCTACTGCGACCTGATTGCACGCGCTGCAATCGACGGTATCGCACGTCAGCAGGGCGCTTCTGGCCGCGACATCGGCGCTTCTGAAGAAGCTCCTGTCGAGCCAGCTCTCGAAGACGAATCCAACGCCTGA
- the tsf gene encoding translation elongation factor Ts, which translates to MSEITAAMVKELREKSGAGMMDCKKALAETGGDMEAAIDWLRAKGIAKADKKSGRTAAEGLIGIASAGHKAVVIEINSETDFVARNDAFQDIVRGVASVALTTNGSVDAIAAATYPATGKTVADTIKDAIATIGENMTLRRAALLEVEHGVVATYVHNAAGDGIGKLGVLVALKSEGDKAVLTSIGRQIAMHIAATNPLAIRAEEVDAAVAERERNVFIEQARESGKPEAIIEKMVDGRMRKFFEEVALLSQAFVINPDLTVEAAVKEAEKEAGAKIEVVGMARLLLGEGIEKEESDFAAEVAAVAKG; encoded by the coding sequence ATGAGCGAAATCACAGCCGCAATGGTAAAGGAACTGCGCGAAAAGTCTGGCGCAGGTATGATGGATTGCAAAAAGGCGCTGGCTGAAACGGGCGGCGACATGGAAGCTGCAATCGACTGGCTGCGCGCCAAGGGTATCGCCAAGGCTGACAAGAAGTCTGGCCGCACCGCTGCTGAAGGCCTCATCGGTATCGCTTCTGCTGGCCACAAGGCTGTCGTTATTGAAATCAACTCCGAAACCGACTTCGTTGCCCGTAACGACGCTTTCCAGGACATCGTCCGTGGCGTTGCTTCGGTTGCCCTGACGACCAATGGTTCGGTTGATGCCATCGCTGCTGCGACCTATCCGGCAACCGGCAAGACCGTTGCAGATACCATCAAGGACGCAATCGCCACCATCGGCGAGAACATGACGCTGCGCCGCGCAGCCCTGCTCGAAGTCGAGCATGGCGTTGTTGCGACCTACGTTCACAACGCTGCTGGCGACGGCATCGGCAAGCTCGGCGTTCTGGTTGCGCTGAAGTCCGAAGGCGACAAGGCTGTTCTGACGTCCATCGGTCGCCAGATTGCCATGCACATCGCTGCAACGAACCCGCTCGCCATCCGCGCTGAAGAAGTTGATGCCGCCGTTGCAGAACGCGAGCGCAACGTATTCATCGAGCAGGCCCGCGAATCCGGCAAGCCGGAAGCCATCATCGAAAAGATGGTCGATGGCCGTATGCGCAAGTTCTTCGAAGAAGTTGCTCTTCTCTCGCAGGCTTTCGTCATCAACCCTGACCTGACGGTCGAGGCTGCTGTCAAGGAAGCTGAAAAGGAAGCTGGCGCGAAGATCGAAGTCGTCGGCATGGCTCGCCTGCTTCTCGGCGAAGGCATCGAAAAGGAAGAGAGCGACTTCGCTGCTGAAGTTGCTGCGGTCGCCAAGGGCTGA
- the pyrH gene encoding UMP kinase, whose translation MSSKPLYKRVLLKASGEALMGDQGFGIDVAVADRIASDIAEARAMGVEVGVVVGGGNIFRGVAVASKGGDRVTGDHMGMLATVINALALATSLRKQAIDTVVLSAIAMPEICESFSQRAAIHHLSQGRVVIFAGGTGNPFFTTDSAAALRAAEMGAEAIFKGTQVDGIYSADPKKDPTATRFDELTHSEVLGKGLAVMDVAAVALARENHIPIIVFSIHEKGGFAQILTGGGRKTIVHDK comes from the coding sequence ATGTCTTCCAAGCCGCTCTATAAACGTGTCCTTCTCAAAGCGTCCGGCGAAGCCCTCATGGGCGATCAAGGGTTCGGTATCGACGTCGCCGTCGCAGACCGTATCGCTTCCGATATTGCCGAGGCCCGCGCCATGGGCGTCGAAGTCGGTGTCGTCGTGGGTGGCGGTAACATCTTTCGCGGTGTGGCCGTGGCCTCCAAGGGCGGCGACCGCGTGACCGGCGACCACATGGGCATGCTGGCAACCGTCATCAATGCGCTGGCGCTGGCAACATCGCTGCGCAAACAGGCGATCGATACGGTCGTTCTGTCGGCCATCGCCATGCCTGAAATCTGCGAAAGCTTCTCCCAGCGCGCCGCAATTCATCATCTGTCTCAGGGCAGGGTGGTGATCTTTGCTGGTGGCACGGGCAACCCCTTCTTCACCACCGATTCCGCTGCAGCCCTTCGCGCCGCCGAAATGGGCGCTGAAGCCATCTTCAAGGGCACGCAGGTCGACGGCATCTATTCCGCCGATCCTAAGAAGGATCCGACCGCGACCCGCTTCGACGAGCTGACCCACTCGGAAGTTCTGGGCAAGGGTCTGGCCGTGATGGACGTTGCAGCCGTGGCCCTTGCGCGCGAAAACCACATTCCGATCATCGTCTTCTCGATCCACGAGAAGGGCGGTTTTGCGCAAATATTGACGGGCGGCGGTCGCAAGACCATCGTGCACGACAAATAA
- the frr gene encoding ribosome recycling factor, which translates to MSGIDLNDIKRRMDGAINAFKSDIASLRTGRASANILDPVTVDAYGSRVPLSQVANITVPEPRMLGVNIWDKSMVGAVDRAIRESNLGLNPIVDGQNLRIPLPELNEERRKSLVKVAHDYAEKAKVAIRHVRRDGMDGLKKAEKDGDIGQDESRGQSDKVQKMTDDTISEIDRLLADKEKEIMHV; encoded by the coding sequence ATGAGTGGTATTGACCTCAATGACATCAAGCGCCGCATGGATGGCGCCATCAACGCGTTCAAGAGCGATATCGCTTCGCTGCGCACGGGACGTGCGTCTGCCAACATTCTCGACCCGGTTACGGTTGATGCCTATGGTTCCCGCGTTCCGCTGTCGCAGGTTGCCAACATCACCGTACCTGAGCCACGCATGCTGGGCGTCAACATCTGGGACAAGTCCATGGTCGGCGCAGTCGACCGTGCGATCCGCGAATCCAACCTCGGACTGAACCCGATTGTCGATGGTCAGAACCTGCGCATTCCGCTTCCAGAGCTCAACGAAGAGCGGCGCAAGTCGCTCGTCAAGGTCGCTCATGACTATGCCGAGAAGGCCAAGGTCGCCATTCGCCACGTCCGCCGTGACGGCATGGACGGTCTAAAAAAGGCCGAAAAGGATGGTGACATCGGGCAGGACGAAAGCCGTGGTCAGTCCGACAAGGTTCAGAAAATGACGGACGACACGATTTCGGAAATTGATCGCTTGCTTGCGGACAAGGAAAAAGAAATCATGCACGTCTGA
- a CDS encoding isoprenyl transferase has protein sequence MSETTRSPLPEHVAIIMDGNGRWAKQRGLPRVMGHRRGVEAVRETVKAAGEFGLKYLTLFAFSSENWRRPESEVMDLLGLLKAFIRRDLAELHKENVRVRVIGDRAGLKDDIRSLLEEAEQTTRDNTALTLVIAFNYGSRDEIARAAASLAQDVAAGRLDASAITPEAINERLDTAGMPDPDLIIRTSGEERLSNFLLWQAAYAEFLFIPEFWPDFNRQIFVSAIDQFMTRDRRFGGLSSQVALAGA, from the coding sequence ATGTCGGAAACAACACGTTCCCCATTACCTGAACACGTTGCCATCATCATGGATGGTAACGGACGCTGGGCCAAACAGCGCGGGCTTCCGCGCGTCATGGGGCATCGGCGTGGTGTTGAAGCCGTGCGCGAAACAGTGAAGGCAGCGGGCGAGTTCGGGCTGAAATACCTCACACTCTTTGCCTTCTCCTCCGAAAACTGGCGCCGTCCCGAATCGGAAGTGATGGATCTTCTCGGTCTGCTGAAGGCGTTCATCCGCCGCGATCTGGCCGAGCTCCACAAGGAGAATGTGCGCGTGCGCGTCATCGGTGACCGCGCTGGCCTGAAGGACGATATCCGCTCCCTGCTTGAAGAGGCGGAACAGACGACACGTGATAATACCGCGCTAACCCTTGTCATCGCCTTCAACTACGGCTCTCGCGATGAGATCGCGCGCGCCGCAGCGTCTCTGGCGCAGGATGTGGCAGCGGGGCGTCTCGATGCTTCGGCGATCACGCCTGAGGCCATCAACGAGCGGCTGGATACGGCTGGTATGCCTGATCCCGATCTCATAATCCGCACCAGCGGGGAAGAGCGCCTCTCCAATTTCCTTCTCTGGCAGGCGGCCTATGCCGAATTCCTGTTCATTCCAGAGTTCTGGCCGGACTTCAACCGGCAGATATTCGTCTCGGCCATCGATCAATTCATGACAAGGGACCGCCGTTTCGGCGGGCTTTCCAGTCAAGTCGCTCTGGCGGGCGCATAA
- a CDS encoding phosphatidate cytidylyltransferase, producing the protein MSRELKLRIISAIVLAAIILTATWYGGLMFRIVAGLLALLIYYEWSTITKLSDANPTGYAWGWFSVAVMSGNTIFGESSLDLPLLSGFTITAALFPILRGKNWWLVGGIVYAGLSGISLAAIRGEESVGLVAMLFVFAIVWATDILAYFVGRAIGGPKLAPAISPGKTWSGAVGGTVSGVIAGGIVAFAYHGRVALVVVLLALALSIFSQIGDLFESFIKRRFKVKDSSNLIPGHGGFMDRVDGLVFACFTVFLIAVVHAAVTGDVPGSGDGILLGF; encoded by the coding sequence ATGAGCCGCGAATTGAAGCTGCGGATCATTTCCGCCATCGTGCTGGCCGCGATCATTCTGACGGCCACCTGGTATGGCGGACTGATGTTCCGCATCGTCGCGGGTCTTTTGGCGCTCCTCATCTATTATGAGTGGAGCACGATCACGAAACTTTCCGACGCCAACCCGACAGGCTATGCCTGGGGATGGTTCTCCGTTGCCGTGATGAGCGGTAACACGATTTTCGGCGAGAGCTCGCTCGATCTGCCGCTTCTTTCCGGCTTTACCATAACGGCCGCCTTGTTTCCGATTTTGCGCGGAAAAAACTGGTGGCTGGTCGGCGGCATCGTTTATGCGGGCCTGAGTGGAATTTCGCTCGCCGCCATTCGCGGCGAAGAATCGGTTGGCCTCGTTGCCATGCTCTTCGTCTTCGCCATCGTCTGGGCAACCGACATTCTGGCCTATTTTGTTGGACGTGCTATTGGCGGGCCGAAGCTTGCGCCGGCAATTTCGCCGGGCAAAACATGGTCGGGTGCTGTGGGCGGAACGGTTTCGGGCGTCATCGCCGGTGGTATCGTGGCCTTTGCCTATCATGGGCGCGTTGCGCTGGTGGTGGTTCTGCTGGCGCTTGCGCTGTCCATCTTCAGCCAGATCGGCGACCTTTTCGAATCCTTCATCAAGCGGCGTTTCAAGGTGAAGGACTCCAGCAACCTGATCCCCGGCCATGGCGGCTTCATGGACCGGGTTGACGGTCTTGTTTTCGCCTGCTTTACCGTATTCCTGATTGCTGTCGTTCACGCGGCGGTAACCGGCGATGTGCCAGGCTCAGGCGATGGCATTCTGCTCGGTTTCTGA
- the rseP gene encoding RIP metalloprotease RseP — MAAVGFVTGYMVPFILVLSLLVFVHEMGHYLVGRWCGIRSTAFSVGFGPELIGFTDKRGTRWKLSAIPLGGYVKFFGDDDASSKPDNDSLSGLTLEERAQTLAGAKLWKRAATVAAGPIANFILAILIFATLFTIYGRMISDPVVSEVRPDSAAQAAGIMPGDRLIAIDGEKVTTFEDVRRYVSIRPGTQIDVTVERNGQELSLPMTPARTETTDQFGNKIELGIIGIVTDQTRGNFRHVTYGPVEAVVEGVRETGHVITGTFNYIGNLVTGRMNADQLGGPVRVAQASGQMATLGVAAVIQLAAVLSVSIGLLNLMPVPILDGGHLVFYAIEAVRGRPLGSGAQEVAFRIGLAMIFSLMVFATWNDISSLIG, encoded by the coding sequence ATGGCTGCGGTTGGTTTTGTGACCGGTTATATGGTGCCGTTCATTCTGGTTCTTTCGTTGCTGGTCTTCGTGCATGAGATGGGTCACTACCTCGTAGGGCGCTGGTGCGGTATTCGCTCGACCGCCTTTTCCGTCGGTTTCGGCCCCGAACTCATCGGTTTCACCGACAAGCGCGGCACCCGCTGGAAGCTTTCGGCCATTCCGCTCGGCGGCTACGTCAAGTTCTTCGGCGACGATGATGCATCGAGCAAGCCGGACAATGACAGCCTTTCCGGCCTGACGCTTGAGGAGAGGGCGCAGACGCTGGCAGGCGCAAAGCTGTGGAAAAGAGCAGCCACCGTCGCCGCCGGTCCGATTGCCAATTTCATCCTCGCGATTCTCATCTTCGCAACGCTCTTCACCATCTATGGCCGCATGATCTCAGATCCCGTGGTCTCCGAAGTGCGTCCCGATAGCGCGGCGCAGGCGGCTGGTATCATGCCCGGCGACCGGCTGATCGCCATCGACGGCGAGAAAGTGACGACCTTCGAAGATGTTCGCCGTTATGTCAGCATCCGTCCTGGCACGCAGATCGATGTGACCGTGGAGCGGAACGGGCAGGAGCTTTCGCTGCCCATGACGCCTGCGCGCACGGAAACGACGGACCAGTTCGGCAACAAGATCGAGCTGGGAATCATCGGCATCGTGACCGACCAGACACGCGGCAATTTCCGCCATGTGACCTACGGACCGGTCGAAGCCGTGGTCGAAGGCGTTCGCGAAACCGGCCATGTGATCACGGGGACGTTCAATTATATTGGCAATCTCGTGACCGGGCGCATGAATGCCGATCAGCTGGGCGGACCGGTGCGCGTCGCGCAGGCATCGGGACAGATGGCAACCCTTGGCGTTGCGGCTGTTATCCAGCTTGCTGCAGTCCTTTCAGTTTCCATTGGACTACTCAATCTAATGCCCGTTCCAATTCTGGACGGCGGCCATCTTGTGTTCTATGCGATAGAAGCAGTGCGCGGCAGACCGCTTGGTTCCGGCGCGCAGGAGGTCGCTTTCCGCATCGGCTTGGCAATGATCTTCAGCCTGATGGTGTTTGCGACTTGGAATGATATCAGCAGCTTGATCGGCTAA
- the bamA gene encoding outer membrane protein assembly factor BamA, whose protein sequence is MKAGSRFLNAVSAVALSAGVSSIAAVGVLASAGVANAAVVSRIDVRGAERSGADAVRSNITIAPGRNFSNSDIDESVKRLYATGYFSNVSMRVSGNALVVTVAENNLVNQVVFNGNRKIKDDKLQGIVQTQSLGPYDQTIVTADIARIKDAYAAIGRSDIQVTTQVVPVGQGRVNLAFQINEGERTKIARIDFVGNNAYSDGRLAAVINTKKSNMLSFLTRKDVYNEDKLRADEEALRQFYYNRGYADFRVISSNAVLDEASNEYTITITVDEGQRYAFGNVAVESTVPGVDGSQLQGLVETKAGSNYSAKEVQQSMEAISKRVAAEGYPFARVTPRGDRDLSGNTIGVTYIVDQGERAYVERIEIRGNTRTRDYVIRREFDISEGDAFNQTVVSAAKRRLEALGYFSKVNISTSQGSAPDRVVIVVDVEDQATGSFGIGAGYSQNDGALLEASIEEKNFLGRGQYIRLAAGAGQDDARSYTLSFTEPYFLGYRLAAGFDLFKSQTKSEDYYNYDEQGFALRVTAPITENLATTFKYTYKQIQYDGKGDYQTNLASPYVDLIDQNNGEWTQSIISNTLSYNTLDDRNMPREGWQAALTNEFAGLGGDSEYYKIYGKARYYHTLSDEYDIIGSLTAQAGYVAPTGDNLYVFDQFKIGGRVIRGFKNDGIGPRIGDDAIGGTTYFAASAEVTAPMPGVPEDFGLRLAGFVDAGTLYGNKVANATGVQDDSSIRASAGIGIMWASPFGPLRVDYAVPFAKEDYDETQNFRFGMSNTF, encoded by the coding sequence ATGAAGGCTGGTTCAAGATTTTTGAACGCGGTATCGGCGGTTGCGCTGTCTGCTGGTGTTTCTTCGATTGCAGCTGTGGGGGTGCTTGCTTCTGCCGGTGTTGCCAATGCGGCTGTTGTCAGCAGAATTGATGTTCGCGGTGCTGAACGCTCCGGTGCGGATGCTGTTCGTTCCAACATCACGATCGCTCCAGGTCGTAATTTCTCGAATTCCGATATCGATGAATCGGTAAAGCGCCTTTATGCGACGGGATACTTCTCCAATGTCAGCATGCGCGTTTCCGGCAACGCTCTCGTTGTTACGGTCGCCGAGAACAATCTCGTCAATCAGGTCGTTTTCAACGGCAACCGCAAGATCAAGGACGACAAGCTTCAGGGCATCGTTCAGACGCAGTCTCTCGGCCCGTATGATCAGACGATCGTGACGGCTGATATCGCCCGCATCAAGGATGCCTATGCTGCCATTGGCCGTAGTGACATTCAGGTTACGACTCAGGTCGTTCCCGTAGGTCAGGGTCGCGTAAACCTCGCTTTCCAGATCAACGAAGGTGAGCGCACCAAGATCGCGCGCATCGATTTCGTCGGCAACAATGCCTACAGCGATGGCCGTCTGGCTGCCGTTATCAACACCAAGAAGTCCAACATGCTGTCGTTCCTGACACGTAAGGACGTCTATAATGAGGACAAGCTGCGCGCTGACGAAGAAGCGCTGCGCCAGTTCTATTACAATCGCGGCTATGCCGACTTCCGCGTAATCTCTTCGAATGCCGTCCTCGATGAGGCGAGCAACGAATACACCATCACCATCACTGTGGATGAAGGCCAGCGCTACGCATTCGGTAACGTCGCCGTCGAATCGACTGTTCCGGGCGTCGATGGTTCGCAGCTTCAGGGTCTCGTTGAGACCAAGGCTGGCTCGAATTACAGCGCCAAGGAAGTTCAGCAGAGCATGGAAGCCATTTCCAAGCGCGTTGCCGCAGAAGGTTATCCTTTTGCCCGTGTAACGCCGCGCGGCGACCGTGACCTTTCAGGCAACACCATTGGCGTTACCTACATCGTTGATCAGGGTGAGCGCGCTTACGTCGAGCGTATCGAAATCCGCGGAAACACCCGCACGCGTGACTATGTCATCCGTCGCGAGTTCGACATCAGCGAAGGCGATGCGTTTAACCAGACCGTTGTCAGCGCTGCAAAGCGTCGTCTTGAAGCGCTGGGTTACTTCTCCAAGGTCAATATCAGCACCTCGCAGGGCAGCGCTCCTGACCGCGTCGTGATCGTCGTTGACGTAGAAGATCAGGCAACCGGCTCCTTCGGTATCGGTGCTGGTTACTCGCAGAACGACGGTGCGCTGCTCGAAGCCTCCATCGAAGAGAAGAACTTCCTCGGTCGTGGTCAGTACATCCGCTTGGCCGCTGGTGCAGGTCAGGATGATGCGCGCAGCTACACGCTGTCCTTCACCGAGCCTTACTTCCTCGGCTATCGCCTTGCTGCCGGTTTTGATCTGTTCAAGAGCCAGACCAAGAGCGAAGACTACTATAACTACGACGAGCAGGGCTTCGCACTTCGCGTAACCGCGCCGATCACCGAAAATCTCGCGACGACGTTCAAGTACACGTACAAGCAGATTCAGTATGACGGTAAGGGTGACTACCAGACAAATCTGGCCTCTCCTTACGTCGATCTGATTGATCAGAATAACGGTGAATGGACACAGTCCATCATCTCTAACACGCTGAGCTACAATACTCTTGATGATCGCAACATGCCGCGTGAAGGCTGGCAGGCTGCTCTCACCAACGAATTTGCAGGTCTTGGTGGTGATTCTGAGTACTACAAGATCTACGGTAAGGCACGTTACTACCATACTTTGTCTGACGAGTATGACATCATCGGTTCTCTGACCGCGCAGGCTGGTTACGTTGCTCCGACGGGTGATAATCTCTACGTTTTCGATCAGTTCAAGATCGGTGGTCGCGTTATCCGTGGCTTCAAGAACGACGGTATCGGCCCGCGTATCGGCGACGATGCAATCGGTGGCACGACTTACTTTGCCGCTTCGGCTGAAGTTACCGCACCGATGCCAGGCGTTCCGGAAGACTTCGGCCTTCGTCTTGCAGGCTTCGTGGATGCCGGTACGCTCTATGGCAACAAGGTTGCCAATGCGACGGGCGTTCAGGATGACAGCTCGATCCGTGCTTCTGCCGGTATCGGCATCATGTGGGCTTCGCCATTCGGTCCGCTGCGCGTAGATTATGCAGTGCCGTTTGCCAAGGAAGACTACGACGAAACGCAGAATTTCCGGTTTGGCATGTCCAACACTTTCTGA
- the lpxD gene encoding UDP-3-O-(3-hydroxymyristoyl)glucosamine N-acyltransferase encodes MEYNAFFPPHEGMRLKDIADRLGAELSDEAAGDRLVRSIAPVSRAKQDQLCYTLSRRNREELTTCDAAAVICDTPLRSLVPDHIPVLITKNPHTLFAQAGELLHPSAMRPSAVAAQDGGISSAAHIDPSAKIEPGVIVEPFAVIGANAHIGAGTRIGPGAIIGAEVQIGRDCTIAGGASILSALLGNGVIIHNGVRIGQDGFGYAPGPRGMIKIVQIGRVIIQDHVEIGANTTIDRGTMDDTVIGEGTKIDNQVQIGHNVRIGRHCGIVSKVGIAGSTRIGDGVMIGGAAGINGHINIGDGAQIAAMSGVVSDVPAGAKYGGTPARPMKHFLRDMADILARAEDRDKKTGDKNV; translated from the coding sequence ATGGAATACAATGCATTTTTTCCGCCCCACGAAGGCATGCGATTGAAAGACATCGCGGACCGTCTTGGGGCGGAACTGTCTGATGAGGCAGCCGGTGATCGTCTCGTGCGATCCATCGCGCCCGTGTCTCGCGCCAAGCAGGATCAGCTTTGCTACACCCTATCTCGCCGTAACCGCGAAGAGTTGACGACTTGCGATGCGGCAGCCGTGATTTGCGACACGCCGCTGCGAAGCCTCGTTCCTGATCATATTCCGGTACTAATCACAAAAAATCCCCATACGCTTTTCGCGCAGGCTGGGGAGCTTCTGCATCCCTCCGCAATGCGTCCTTCCGCTGTTGCGGCGCAGGATGGCGGCATTTCCTCTGCCGCTCATATCGATCCATCTGCAAAGATTGAGCCGGGCGTTATCGTTGAACCTTTTGCCGTCATCGGCGCGAATGCGCATATCGGCGCAGGCACACGGATTGGCCCTGGCGCCATTATCGGCGCAGAAGTTCAGATCGGTCGCGATTGCACGATTGCGGGTGGTGCCAGCATTTTATCGGCGCTGCTTGGCAATGGCGTCATCATCCATAATGGTGTACGCATCGGGCAGGATGGCTTCGGTTACGCTCCGGGGCCACGCGGAATGATCAAGATCGTCCAGATCGGTCGCGTCATCATTCAGGATCACGTCGAGATCGGTGCAAACACCACGATTGATCGCGGCACCATGGATGACACGGTGATTGGTGAAGGCACCAAGATCGATAACCAAGTGCAGATCGGCCACAATGTGCGAATCGGTCGCCATTGCGGCATCGTCAGCAAGGTCGGCATCGCGGGCAGCACGCGCATCGGTGATGGCGTGATGATTGGTGGTGCGGCTGGCATCAACGGTCATATCAATATTGGCGATGGCGCCCAGATCGCGGCGATGAGCGGCGTGGTCTCGGATGTGCCTGCGGGAGCAAAATATGGTGGGACGCCCGCGCGCCCAATGAAACATTTCCTGCGTGACATGGCCGATATTCTGGCCCGCGCCGAGGACAGGGACAAGAAAACAGGAGACAAGAATGTCTGA
- the fabZ gene encoding 3-hydroxyacyl-ACP dehydratase FabZ encodes MSEETKTTLGAADILEVMKLLPHRYPFLLIDKIIEIDGDNSAIGIKNVTVNEPQFTGHFPDRPIMPGVLIVEAMAQTAGAICARNQHGGGYLVYFMTIDNARFRKPVVPGDRLEIHVVKQRQRGNVWKFHCEAKVDGALVAEADIGAMMIPEDQQ; translated from the coding sequence ATGTCTGAAGAGACGAAGACGACGCTTGGCGCGGCTGACATCCTTGAAGTGATGAAGCTGCTGCCGCATCGTTATCCATTTCTGCTGATCGACAAGATCATCGAGATCGACGGCGATAATTCAGCCATCGGCATCAAGAATGTCACGGTCAATGAGCCGCAATTTACCGGCCATTTTCCTGATCGCCCGATCATGCCCGGTGTTCTCATCGTAGAAGCCATGGCGCAGACGGCGGGCGCCATCTGCGCACGCAACCAGCACGGCGGCGGCTATCTCGTTTATTTCATGACGATCGATAATGCCCGCTTCCGCAAGCCGGTCGTGCCGGGCGATCGGCTTGAAATTCACGTGGTGAAGCAGCGCCAGCGCGGCAATGTCTGGAAATTCCACTGCGAAGCCAAGGTCGATGGCGCTCTGGTTGCGGAAGCCGATATCGGCGCAATGATGATCCCCGAGGATCAGCAATGA
- the lpxA gene encoding acyl-ACP--UDP-N-acetylglucosamine O-acyltransferase yields the protein MSAVAATAKIHPLAVVEDGAVIGENVEIGAFAHVGSKVTLRDGVKLLNHAVVTGRTVVGEGTVIHPMAVIGGQPQAIRHDGSETTLDIGARCTIREGVTMNTGSSDGGSRTVVGDDNLFLANSHVAHDCILGNEIILSNNVMLAGHVHIADKAILGGGCAVHQFTRIGRQAFIGGLSAVNYDVIPYGMLNGNPGILGGLNVVGMTRSGIERADIHTVRRAFKQIFESEGNIRSNAAAIREEFLECSQALEVIDFIAAASDRAISSPNRGK from the coding sequence ATGAGTGCGGTCGCGGCTACGGCCAAGATTCACCCCTTGGCCGTTGTCGAGGATGGTGCGGTCATCGGCGAGAATGTCGAAATCGGCGCATTTGCGCATGTCGGCTCCAAGGTAACTCTGCGGGATGGCGTAAAGCTTCTCAACCACGCGGTCGTTACCGGGCGTACCGTGGTGGGCGAGGGCACCGTCATTCACCCGATGGCCGTTATTGGCGGCCAGCCCCAGGCCATCCGTCATGATGGTTCTGAGACGACGCTCGATATCGGCGCGCGCTGCACAATCCGCGAAGGCGTGACGATGAATACGGGTAGCTCCGATGGTGGCAGCAGAACCGTGGTTGGCGATGACAACCTTTTCCTCGCCAACTCGCATGTCGCGCATGATTGCATTCTCGGCAACGAGATCATTCTGTCGAACAACGTCATGCTGGCGGGCCATGTGCATATCGCGGACAAGGCGATCCTCGGCGGCGGCTGTGCCGTGCATCAATTCACCCGCATTGGGCGGCAGGCCTTTATCGGCGGTCTTTCAGCTGTGAATTACGATGTGATTCCCTACGGCATGCTGAATGGCAACCCCGGAATTCTGGGTGGCCTCAACGTTGTCGGCATGACGCGATCCGGCATCGAGCGCGCCGATATTCACACGGTTCGCCGCGCTTTCAAGCAGATTTTCGAGAGCGAAGGCAACATCCGCTCCAATGCTGCGGCCATTCGCGAAGAGTTTCTTGAGTGCAGCCAGGCGCTTGAAGTTATCGACTTCATCGCAGCAGCCAGCGACCGGGCGATTTCTTCGCCCAACCGCGGTAAATAA